The sequence below is a genomic window from Stigmatopora nigra isolate UIUO_SnigA chromosome 4, RoL_Snig_1.1, whole genome shotgun sequence.
AATGTGTCATATGGTATACAGCAGTATTCAGCCTCGTAATGACAGCCCTATCAGAAGGAGCAGACACGACAAGTCTTAAACTGCTCCCTAGAGGGAAAAGACATGAGAAAAGAGTAATGAATAGAAGAGAACCAATGCCATCCTGACACGGCAACAACGaaatcaaatataaatacattagttGGCTCATACGAGCCAAAAAATGGCGATATGCCCGTGGTGCGCTTCAAATCGATATTACGGGAAGTGGAGGCCCTGTGTCTGGTGCAACATGACGGACGCCAGCGTGTGCGACGTACCTATGAGCAAAAGCCAGTGCGTTCTGCGACGGTTCCGGTCTGGAGTCGGAGTTAGGGGTCGTGTCGCAGATATCGTCCGTGCCGTTGATGTTTTCCATGGGTGGAGTTACAGGGGTCAAAGGTGATGAGAGCTCTCCGCCTGGAGACTCCTTATGttcaaaaaaaagttgaagtaaTCAGTCATCTTTAGTGTAGGAGGAAAGTAACAAATTGCATTTAGTCTAATTGGTGTGACCAAGTAGTTGTCTTTTTGTAACTTGGCgtattttgagtgttttttcattcattccttcattcattttccagactgtttatcctcacaagggtgccagggagtgctggagcctatcccagctaactccagCATTTCCaccgacccttgtgaggataagcggtacatgatatgaatgaatgaatgaaaaatgagtgAACTCCAACTAAAGACATAGTCTTCCAAACTGTATTCTAGACTAGGACCTACATAGTAAATACCTGAAAGTCAACACAAAGCATGTATTTTTTGGCTTCCTTTCAATCTTCTGATGTCACACCCGAATAGATACAAcctaaaaatgtaacatttcatTGTGGTGTAGCGTAAGAAGAGAATAGAAAAAGTCGAGAACAACAAACCCAATCTCTAGGGTCTCTTATTATAGAGAATggcaaagagagaaagagaacctCATAAAAGAATCATCTTCCCCATATACATAAATTGTTGACTTGGGAAATGATGGAGGTGtgtttgcatgtgcttgctcgGCTGCCTCAAACACCGGTGAACTCTTAATGAGCACTCGCACATTCTGACAGGTCATTAAACAGCTCACTATAACCCGAGGAAAATTGAACAAGTGCACCTTATCTTTATGCCCCATTCAAGCAAGGGGAAATCATTTGAATGTTGCACATACATGAAAGAAAGCTATTAGGACTTACAGTCGGCTGCGCCGCGCACCAACACAATGGCTTCGCTTGTGCGTCCCTAATGGACAAGGAGGAACTCCGAGATAAGAGACAGATTATGTCTCGTGTTACAGTCCTCATTCAAAAGCGGTGAGCTCCTATCGGGATTTGGCTTAATGGCCCGAGTATGTCACTCTCGGCTTTGCAGTATTTTCTACATCCTCTATTTTAAAGAAGTACTTCCTTGCTTTTATGCTAATGATTATCCATCTTTTGCTTCCCTAATGAAGCAACATAAGGCCCTTGAATTACGTTAAAATCTTTCTTTCTTTAAGGAGATTctacttttgacaaaaaaacactcatttctTCCCATAAACTtctattatattatattcaatTGAAAACTCCTGACATGCAGGCTACCTATGTTTcagaggttttatttttattacgcTTAATGACTCTAAAGTTGGCCATTATATTGTGGTTCAAAGTGAAACATTATGAAGGGACAGGGCAGGAATTACAAATTAGAGTCACCAAACCTGCTCTTCTCAACTTAAAAAAGTTAAGTAAGTTGAGAAAAAGATTTCAAAATGTTCATGCCCTAACTTACTTGAGAGGGCGACGTGGCCATTTCCATCTTTTCTTGACTTTTCTCTTTAGCAAGCCGCGCTGCTTCTTTATATTCTGCAAACTTCTCCGCAAACTGGAGACACACACATGAGACGGTAAGATGAGTCAAAATCAGTAAATATGATAGCTGTCAGTTAACTTTGACAAAAAGGCTCTCACTCATAAGACATACCCAGAAACGTGAGATAACTAGGTCGGTCAGTATGACAGTTTATAAACGATAGCCGCTGTGGCATGTAACATTATAACAGATATTTCCCTTTGAAACTTAAGGACTGCTTCCTTTAAAGGTGTAAGACACACGATGCACTCATGTCGGCCATCCGTAAAAAAGCAGCAAGTAAAACTCAATAGGATTCCACTTTGGCGCAATGGAAAGGCTCTGGTTTCATGGAAGTGTAGGCAATAGTTGGAGATGCACGACCCGGAGACATTGGATATGACCTAGCAGGATATGCACAGTCAAGTGTGAAAGCAGTCTTTATGTCATTTGGAAATGCATAGGCTAAATTCGGCATGTAGTACGTGAATTTTTTTGGGCCTTGACAGTAGATTTTGTACatagtatacatgtgtatactatCCCTCAGTAAATGTCTATCTTAAATTAGAATTGAGAGCCTGGCGATTGACCAAATTACatgacagtggaaaaaaaaatattcgtaCTCTCTCAAACAGTTGATGATAAATAATCTATAGGAAGGTGAATGAATTTATGGAAATTATTAAGTGCATCGTTTGATGTAAGGACATAATATTAATGTTCAACATATAAAGTGAAAGAGGAAAGGCCTTCTGCATCAGCTTTGGTTAGAAAAACCTTCATATTACAACAATGTTTGGCTAAGGTTACTGTATGTGAAGTTTGTTTTACATTCTTTTTATCAAAGCTTAACCATAATGCATAAGTGAGAAACCACCACCTACACCCATATGCATATCATCCAATACACAGCTTCCATGAACACAAGAGCAAGGTAGACAaacgctgaaaaaaaaatggtgggcaGAGAAAGTGTCAATGTGTTTGTTGGAGTGCTACCTTAGACAGATGATGCTCTGTGGAGAAACCCAGGCCGTAGACGGTGTTTGCTCTACTGTCCGCCCACTGGCCAAACTTCTGGGAGGTCTTTGTGAACGTCATGTTGGGGCTGATGGTGCTGTTAATTATCGCCTGAGGCACACAGAATACCcacttaatacatttttattgaacttACCACAACATGTctatgtagatgtgtgtatgtatgtgtgtgtgtgtgtgtgtgtgtgtgtgtgttcagacTGAATCATGTGGTTGAATGTGACTCCACCTGAATATCTACACAGGTAGCTGAGTGATCGAGACCATGTTTAAAGGTCATGAATAATTTAGAGCGTGTACTCCGTACACTTTTGGTCTATTAATGAGGATTGTTGACAGTGataggtgtgtgcgtgtgtagtTTAAGTGTTCCATACTGTAATCCGACATCCCTAGAGCAAAGCTAATTAAAAGATGATCAATCAGTGGTAATGTTGTGGAACATTCTGATGAACTTACATCATTGATGCATACCATCATGGGTTAAGTTCAGCATGCGTGCGTCTTACGTAATTAATTCATCTGCTTGGCTTATTGTTAAACGTTTGACGCTGCATCATAATcattacacacacactgacgacaaaataataaatatgaattCATCAATTGCCTCAGATCTTGAGGTACGCCACTGACATATTATGAATTGCCTGGTTCAAATTTCACAAATTATTGAAGTAAACAAATAATGTTTGTCAAACTGACTTGGTTTTCCATTggtcatttatacattttttttctggtcaatTATAAGTAAATCAATACACATTTTTAGATTGAGTGTTGTTCATAAAACTCCTCTCAGCACTAAGTGAAAGTGGGACTTGCAGATCCAACACGTGTGGATCGTATTTATATGCAGGCACAGGTTGAAACATGAGCTCGGAGTCTTGTGAGGGTGTGCAGTGCATTCACAGTACACTTCACAGTATTTGAAGGTAAGTATTTTAACTCCTGGGTGAGTTAGAGggaaatattttgataaaagcAAATCAATGATCAGCAGTTGGGATAAGAAGACACACGCTGCAGGAGATGATCGAAGCTGACCTTGGTTCCATCCAGGCTGATGATGCGGTAGACATTGCGCGTGCTGTCGTAGAAGTAGGACACTGTCACAGCGTGCTTGCTGGTGGGCAGCCAGTTCTTCTTAGTGTTGGGGTCAATTTGGAAGACGTGGGCCCGCGTGCTGTAGATGGGCTGTTCCCTGAAGGGGacgaaaaaaaagttatgaacTTCCTGGTGCCGTAGTACCAAGGTCTCTCCGAACCCGGTGCCAAAACGCTTGCTGTCCGTTGCAGAGTCGGATCGCCCTGGCAACCGAATAACCAGATCGCCGCGCTCCATCGTTGCGTAGAAAAAAAACGTTGGGCCAAAACGATTATGAGTGCACGTGGTCCAGCTGCATTCTTGACTCGAAGAAGGTTGAGAAATGCTTTGTCATCACAACCCACCAACTGCACCATAAACTCGCACTAGGTTTGCCCTCTTCACAGGCTGtggcgtctctctctctctctctctctctctctatacgCCGATATGGGAATGTCTGCAGCAAGGAGCCAGGGTCACACAGGGGAGAAAAGAGAGCGTTTAAGGCTAAATATAGACAGTAGGCCACGCATTACTGCCAAAGACACACCCCACTGGACTACACTTTGCACATGGACTAACttaagtgtatgtgtgtgtatatataaacagACCCTGAGGAACAAAAAGAACCGCATTTCTTTGAGAAACATCTACTATAGTTTGGTTGAGTCACCAGAAGACGGAAAACCACGGTTAGTTCCATGTACGGCTTTTGGAGATTCAGGGGATCCTTAGCTGCCCAACTTGTTTGGGATTATTAGTGGGCCACAGACATTTGTTCATCTTCCACACCATTTATTactgtggggggtgctgaagacCATCCAAGCTGACTTCCAGCAAAAGACAGACTATaccatagactggtcgccagtcagccgtagggcatacagagacagacagagaaccATTCGTACCCACAATCACACAGCCACCCAGCGGGAATCAATCTGACgcttgcccgcaccaaagtgAGGCGAGTGAAGCACTACACCATCAGTTGGCTGAGACACAGACAGTACCATATctcaaatataattttattgaTTAACTGTCGCATATTCAATAAGCCTTTGGGAAGAGTGGTGATTAATTGAAATGTTGTAGATGGAATTCTTTCCATTCGTTTTTGgagcaaaatataatttttatgaATCCACGTGGCACTTTTACGCATtggtgtttttattcttttttttttagtagaatCCTGTTTCTAAAATACCCATTGCTTCATATCTctaaagtgaaatatttggacttagaccaaaaaataatataagcaTATAAGCTCCATATAGGCATGGTCTAAGCTCAATGATGGGTTTGGCTGATATGACTTAATTCCTTATTGACCTGCTGGATTGACCACTGCTATATTCAAGTCTTTGCGCCATCCATCTACTTGTTGGACAGACCGACTGAGATGCATTGTTTTGCTTCATTGTTACTTTCAACCACTGACAATGTCGTTGTCCTTTACAGCATTgtgttggctttttggggagaATCTATAGTCAGTCCAGTGCATGGGGAGTTATTCTGAGCTGGCTCTGCTGGCAGAGTGGGAGATAGAGAAGTGCTTACACTGCAGTGAGGGGGTGATGGTGGGACATCAAAGGCTTGGTGTATAAATGAACATTAAAATTCATCAGCAGTACCCCTCCTGTGTGTGATTAGCCCAGACTGGAAAAGACAGAACAACATGGAAACAGAGGGAAGTTAATCGGGAGGAGCAAGATGGGGGGAGTGTTGGTGGTTAGGGGGGAGGCGGGTGGGGGAATAGGAAGTATGAGAGTGAATTTGGGATGATTACTGCTCCTCCACAAAGCTGCTTGTGGAGTGCAAATTATCATAATCATGGAAAGCAGTGCTAGTGGCAGAAGTGTGAATCATTTCAACTGCACGCACATCACACAGGCATGTTCTGTCTGTGTCAGGGGTGGCCAGGttcggtcctcgagagcccgtaaagttttccatatctccctaaTGTACCgcacaagaaaaaaagcatcaactcatcagcaaacctaaccctaaatcTAAACCTGACCCCAGCCAGAAAtgctgggttagggttaggtttggggttgGCTTTGGGGTTAGCGTTATAATAAGAGGAAGGAGAGCTCTAACGATTGGCGTGCAGGGTGCACTGCGAAATGCAAGCGCAAGTtaaaggagagagaaaaaaggttgATGATGTGAATGCAAAGGAGTTGGATATGAtgacacagccattttttgtgaaTTAAAATGATTTCGTCAACTGTTAGTCTTGCACAACGGACATTTTACTGAGAATAGAAAACCTTTTGCTCAAAACAGAACTGAACTTTGGCTGTTTTGAAACATTAAGAGAGCATGTCACAGATGACACGACTATCAGAAATGCTCATAAACCTAAACCTCACTAATTGTAGGGAAGGTGACAGGTGTTGTCTATAAGAATCACTGTAGGGGGCTTGATGCACAGATGCACAATTATCCTATGAAACCAAACTGCTTTCACGTGAGTCACTTTCTCATCCAAATGGTTGCATGCTTCCTTTTTCTTCAGTTTATCCCCTTTAACTATGCAGCTGCCCCTAtttctgtagaaaaaaatacacaagcaTTACATAACAGGGGTCCATCCCTGGAGCGCTCACTATCCCTTAGACACCTTGACCCCCCCTCAAACATCACCCAAGTGGGTTTCCTTCTTTGGAGatcctttttatttaattattactcATTCCACAGAGAACCTCTTTAGAGAGAGAGCTGAGCTCACATATTAGGCGGAGTAGGTTTATTAATAAGTGTGCTTCAAGATGCTCTATTTACTGAAAGTGCCATAGATGACCCCTGTTGTACTATGAAAACACTTTCCCATATGCACTCTTGAAagaaacacagagaaacagacAGTATTTTGCCATTGGAAGTTGATAGATAGCTAGTTATTGTTCGACCTGGACTTTCTCCAAATGTGTCATAATACCAAGCAGTAAGAGTGTTAGTATTGAACTGAGATTGCTGATGGATGGAAGAAAGTCACACTACATGCAGAGTTGGCAAGATAATGTAGTAGAATTGATCATTCAGAAATGATCCTTTTGGAAAGCGAGACGTGCATCATCCTGAACTTTTAGGAACTTTTTAAGAAAATTGCAGTGATCGTAAAATACAAAGTTTGTGCCTGCAGAACAAATGTTGGTCAAATTATTTAgagaaaatattgcaaaatgtcccaaaattgTCTCCATgtgtgcattcattcatttattttctgaaccgagtTATCCTCACATTGGTCACGGGAGCCTATGGCAACCGTGaatcagtggtcagccaatcggagggcacgaggagacaaccGATCAgagtcacactcatacctaagggcaatttcaagggtttttttggaatgtgggaggaaaccagagaacccggagaaaacccacgcaggcccagggagaacatgctaactctacagaggtggaccgacctggattcgaatccagaaccccagaactgtgaggccgacgtgctttGTTTGCTGTCCTAATAAGGACAAAATGTGTAGTAAATAAATGGATAGCAGACGTGCAGCTCATCCAGCTGACATCGATACTTAGATGTCGCCATGACAACAAAGTTTTTTGCCCTGGTTTGACATAGAAGCATTGACGTTATTGGCCCAGCGACACACTCCAACCGGCTTGGCCCCGAACCAGGCGGGTGAAACATCAAATAGGATTTTAATTGTGTCGTTACACTTTCAACCTTTATCATATGGGATTCATAAAGCGACGTGTGATTTCCCGCTGTGCCCTCGATCGCATTGGATATGTTCCATTGTGGATCAATTGACTCAGTGAGTCCATTGCATAAGAGTAACTTAGTCACCAGCATAGCAAAGCTGGCGCGAGGTGGGAGACCgttagatggatggatgatgtGCTGCCCACACTGTGGGAGGTGTGAAAATACTCCGTAGAAGCCTTCTGTGTGTTAGATCTAATGCAGGAGTTTGGGTTTGAAATTGCAGCATGCCTCACACAATATTATCAACCTCTTAGTGGGTCATTAATCCCACTAAACTGTGGGAGACATCTGTTAATGAAAGTAAGGCCCGGTGGGGGTTAGGGACCACTGGGCTCAAGATGGCCGGGTAGGAAGGCATGAAAATGAGCACTGTTGCGCACCAAGCAGGTACATCTTGCTGGTGGTGGGCGCATTTGGTGGGAGATATTTAAGGTTACAGCTGCTGCCATGGAGACAGGATGCCACTAACATTCGCAGAAATTGTGCTCGGCATTGAAGCTGCATCACCCGGAACAGGATGTACAGAGCATCACAGAACAGATGTCTGACAAGATGGAAGGAAAACGTCAGTTTGTTACTTATGCCGACGTTCTTAACTTACATAACCGTCTAGAAGATAGGCAGGGAGCATGCAACGGGATGGCAAGGCAACATTATTACCTATGTCACGGAAGTTCTCCCAGTTGCCTCTGAGCTGTTTTACTTTAAGTACTACGAATATCAGCTTTGAACCTTTCATGATTGGAGAATGATTTGCTAATGATGATGGCATGGAATTAAATgaagttttaaaacaaaagggAGAAATGGTTTTAGTACATTCTGTCTTATTGAGTTGGAAGGGAATGCCTTATGTGCATATGGGGTCAGAACCTGTACAGTTAAAATATTCAGATAGCTCATTTGGCAGTAAAAGTTACCATGGAAAATCAAATTTAATAGCTTTAGACAGTAAGCATTGGATGGGTGTTTAAGCCTTGGCAGACGTTTGTGCTTTTTAAGTATGCTTTAAACCTCTTTAAGTCAAGCTATGTTCTGCATTGTTGTGGATAAAGAATAGTAATAATTCATACTCATTTGTATTAGTATATTGACTAGCCATTATAATGTATTTATCGGATTGTATTTTGGTCGTCACATTTTGTCCAATTgttaagaaaataatttttatgGGCGTTCAGTATATAGTTTAAAGAACTAAAAACGTTGTTTGTTATATGAATACATGGGACAATGTCCATTAAATAATTGAATCTGCTTCAACTTTACATTGAATCTCATTATATAGTATTATTGGTGATTAAGGTGTATGAAattagggggaaaaaactttTACACTTCTATTTCTCTCAATTAGGATTACCAAAGTTATGAATGCATGCAACTTTCCATGTTGGGCCTCAAGTCTGTCATACTAACAAACCTAATTATGAGTAGACTAATTAGCATGGCATGTTTAGATCAGCCAAAGCCTCCTTGGCATGAATCTGGCGGTACATTAgaatatttctattttcttgATATGTAATATAGTCACTGCGCTGCATCTTTGCAGTGTTTTGCATGTGCCACAGAGAGTAGCGTGAGCCAAGCTGTGATAATAATCACTTACCCCATTGTTGAGGACGAAACGCAAGGCGACACCTCTGGTAACGAGAAGCAACCTCCGCCGTCGGATAAGACTCTGCGTATATACACGACGCTGTTTTGTCCACACCGCTAAATCACCGTCGCTTGCGTCTGCAGGAATGTGAAGACGAGCGCTCCATCCCCCGCGGCTGACTGGCTGGCTGTCACTGCGCGGACCCACGCAGAAACGTCGCTGGGCGCATGGCTCCAGTCCGAATCCGAGGATGAGTCGTCCTCCCTCTCGGTTCCGGGGGATCCGACGTGGCTGCAGGGCTTCAATGACAGATTCCAAGCCGAAGGAGGCAGAGGAGGGTGGAGAAGCCCCGCTGCGTGAACTGGGAAAGACAAACCAGAGGCAGCGGCAGCAGCATCAGCATCACCGTGTCCACCCGCCTCCCTCTCCCTGATTACCATTGGCTCACAGGCTACACCCCCACATTTCTGAGTGCATCACTTCTGCACTGCACTTGTAAGCCTGCAGTTGCTGTGTATTATTTATACACAAATTTAAAACCAGGCACCTATATTTGACTCGTTGGCCTGGAAGTTGGATTCAATTTTATgcgcgccttttttttttttaattaggatgATGATGGGTCATTGGCTTTCCTCCCACGGAGGAACGAGTCACTCTCCAACCTTCACGTCACCGTTTCGTCCTCCGCAGTGACGTCACGGCATGGCTTCTCAAGAGACTTGTTTCTTTTTGAGGTATTGTTGACCAAGTTCAATGGGAAGTCGAAATGCAGCGAACATAGAAACACCCATGATGAAGAGAAATTTTGGAAATTGTTGTTTTCCGATGCCTGTGCTTTATAGTACGATATATTTTCTCTAATGACAATATACCTGTAGTTTTTACTCCCTTTTTATCTAAGTGGCCCTAAACCGACACCTAACATTACATCCGCAGTTGACCATAAAAAGTCATGACTGAAGAAAGTCTATGAATGactattgattcattcattttcaattctgATTACCCTCAGGAAGGTCAcggggtgctagagcatatCTCAGTTAACAATGGGCAACAAGCGatgaacaccctgaatttgttgccagccaatcgctgggcacaaTAAATTTTTCAAGAAGTCTGCCATTTGTGTTCCgagaaggaaaccagagtgtacccgtagaaaacccatggAGGTATGGGCACGTGCCAACCAGTCAGCCTACATCTTCCCAGTCTAAATGGATTAGATGCCATGCACCTTCAATAGCATTCCCacccagtcctcccagtttaaataaatgAGCAGTCTATGtttataacataacataatcGGTAAGATCTTTCTTGACGCCAAATTAAAAGTACTATACTATGCATTTCACGCAGACGGCTCCTTTAGATTAAAACTATTGCGTCATGATGACGCAGTCACGTGACCAGGAAGAAAATACCTTCGTGTAGTCTACATTGGGAAATGGTAGGTTTCAAAAACgtgtacttttttatataaatCATGTGATGAAGCGAacgatttatttttgtaatattactCGCGTGATTCGATTAAGGCACCGCTGTCATTCTATTTATTAATGTT
It includes:
- the LOC144195679 gene encoding homer protein homolog 1-like isoform X3 — encoded protein: MGEQPIYSTRAHVFQIDPNTKKNWLPTSKHAVTVSYFYDSTRNVYRIISLDGTKAIINSTISPNMTFTKTSQKFGQWADSRANTVYGLGFSTEHHLSKFAEKFAEYKEAARLAKEKSQEKMEMATSPSQESPGGELSSPLTPVTPPMENINGTDDICDTTPNSDSRPEPSQNALAFAHREQFKTCRVCSF
- the LOC144195679 gene encoding homer protein homolog 1-like isoform X1 translates to MERGDLVIRLPGRSDSATDSKRFGTGFGETLVLRHQEVHNFFFVPFREQPIYSTRAHVFQIDPNTKKNWLPTSKHAVTVSYFYDSTRNVYRIISLDGTKAIINSTISPNMTFTKTSQKFGQWADSRANTVYGLGFSTEHHLSKFAEKFAEYKEAARLAKEKSQEKMEMATSPSQESPGGELSSPLTPVTPPMENINGTDDICDTTPNSDSRPEPSQNALAFAHSPTMTKHWEAELEALKGNNAKLTAALLESTANVKQWKQQLAAYQEEAERLHKRVTELECQSNQSPAIKSQKTELNQTIEELEATLREKEEEMEKLKEELENMNDLMEQKDTLAQKLEETELRSRVLEQQLAGAEQRMEENQEEQENFRKSLRTLLEMLDGKIFELTELRDTLARLIEEAS